In one window of Candidatus Binatia bacterium DNA:
- a CDS encoding cytochrome c oxidase subunit 3 family protein, which translates to MSNHAAASLAHQHQFDDAEQQYEASTLGMWVFIVNEVMFFGAMICAYVVYRVVHPGVFEHASQQLNITLGLVNTTILITSSLTMALAVHGAQQGKRGQMLGYLLLTMVLGAAFLGIKGFEYAHKYSEGLVPGLNFTYTGPHADESQLFFSLYFALTGFHALHMVIGLGILGALFAVGARGMFSRDYHTPVEISGLYWHFVDIVWIFLFPLLYLLGLH; encoded by the coding sequence GTGTCCAACCACGCCGCCGCGTCGCTGGCGCACCAGCACCAATTCGACGATGCCGAGCAGCAGTACGAGGCCTCCACGCTCGGCATGTGGGTGTTCATCGTCAACGAGGTGATGTTCTTCGGGGCGATGATCTGCGCCTACGTCGTGTACAGAGTCGTTCACCCGGGCGTGTTCGAACACGCCAGCCAGCAACTCAATATCACCCTCGGGCTGGTCAACACGACGATTCTGATCACCAGCAGCCTGACCATGGCATTGGCCGTTCACGGAGCGCAGCAAGGCAAGCGCGGCCAGATGCTCGGCTACCTCCTGCTGACGATGGTTCTCGGCGCGGCCTTCCTCGGCATCAAGGGCTTCGAGTACGCCCACAAATACTCGGAAGGGTTGGTTCCCGGACTCAACTTCACCTACACCGGACCTCACGCCGACGAGTCGCAGCTCTTCTTCTCTCTCTATTTCGCGTTGACCGGGTTCCACGCGTTACACATGGTCATCGGCCTCGGCATTCTCGGGGCGCTGTTCGCGGTCGGGGCACGAGGCATGTTCAGCCGCGACTACCATACGCCGGTCGAAATTAGCGGTCTGTACTGGCACTTCGTCGATATCGTCTGGATCTTCCTTTTCCCCCTGCTGTACCTGCTGGGTCTCCACTGA
- a CDS encoding cytochrome C oxidase subunit IV family protein, with the protein MAEHIVSARSYFAVFFALMGLTAITVAVAFNDFGAWNNFVAIAIAVTKATLVILYFMHVRYSTHLTWVMAGAGFFWTAVMIAYVMTDYVARGWIPVPIAQ; encoded by the coding sequence ATGGCCGAGCACATCGTTTCCGCCCGCAGCTACTTTGCGGTCTTCTTCGCACTCATGGGGTTGACCGCGATTACGGTTGCCGTGGCGTTCAACGACTTCGGGGCATGGAATAACTTCGTCGCAATTGCCATTGCGGTGACGAAGGCAACCCTGGTCATACTGTACTTCATGCACGTGCGTTACAGCACGCACCTAACCTGGGTGATGGCGGGAGCAGGCTTCTTCTGGACCGCGGTCATGATTGCCTACGTCATGACAGACTACGTTGCCCGCGGCTGGATTCCCGTGCCGATCGCACAGTAG
- a CDS encoding winged helix-turn-helix domain-containing protein, with the protein MIKDICEAAGLVWHFLDEHGSTPVGTLKRKLKLGSEAFYGALGWLAREDKLAFEGAGKKLVVALK; encoded by the coding sequence ATGATCAAGGATATCTGCGAAGCTGCTGGGCTGGTATGGCACTTTCTGGACGAGCATGGGTCGACGCCGGTGGGCACGTTGAAGAGAAAGCTCAAGCTCGGCAGCGAGGCGTTCTACGGGGCGCTCGGCTGGCTCGCCCGGGAAGACAAGCTTGCGTTCGAGGGCGCTGGCAAGAAGCTCGTGGTCGCCCTCAAGTAG
- a CDS encoding CBS domain-containing protein: MLIERWMTRRVHVVKPRDSIRHAREIMETNRVNQLPVVVDHEVVGIVTDRDLRDAYPSVFDAQPRRPGRSGEPPADPSHIAVETVMTSNVVTLGPQDSVVEAARRMRRERIGAIPVVDNGRLVGIVTRSDILDAFTALVEPAHPDAPAPRDGGKP; encoded by the coding sequence GTGCTGATCGAACGTTGGATGACGCGCCGGGTACACGTCGTAAAGCCGCGGGACTCGATTCGTCACGCGCGCGAGATCATGGAAACCAATCGGGTGAACCAACTCCCGGTCGTGGTCGATCATGAAGTTGTCGGTATCGTTACCGACCGCGATTTGCGGGACGCTTATCCGTCAGTGTTCGATGCCCAGCCCAGGCGCCCCGGCCGCTCCGGCGAACCTCCGGCCGACCCGAGTCATATCGCTGTGGAGACCGTCATGACTTCCAACGTGGTGACGCTGGGACCGCAAGACTCGGTAGTGGAAGCGGCGCGCCGGATGCGGCGGGAGCGGATCGGGGCCATTCCGGTGGTCGACAACGGACGTCTCGTCGGCATTGTCACCCGTAGCGATATCCTCGATGCGTTCACCGCCCTCGTCGAGCCGGCGCACCCGGACGCTCCGGCGCCGCGGGATGGTGGCAAACCGTAG
- a CDS encoding 2-oxoacid:acceptor oxidoreductase family protein, whose product MLWHIRFHGRGGEGVKLACRIVTRAGFIAGMTVQDSPLYGAERRGAPVVAFARIADEPILERGYIECPDAVVVMDASLLRHADAGVLSGIDAQTVVLVNSPGQPQEVARSFGIVGHVVTLDVSSLALDVLGKHVLSAPVAGFVARVCRLVPRETLATAVRTELVAAGIPPAAVARNLALAERAFAAAPSVGLPVRRENRCASSTAAESPFVVPHLPPRVAAPTIGAPATSALRTLEGWRVYRPVIERNRCTRCLICFALCPEGAIALDGQNYPVVDYAHCKGCLVCATECPPGAIDQVREDAA is encoded by the coding sequence ATGCTTTGGCACATCCGATTCCACGGCCGCGGCGGAGAGGGCGTCAAGCTTGCCTGCCGCATCGTGACCAGGGCCGGGTTCATCGCCGGTATGACGGTGCAGGACTCGCCCCTTTACGGCGCTGAGCGCCGCGGGGCGCCGGTGGTGGCTTTCGCCCGGATCGCAGACGAACCGATTCTCGAACGCGGCTACATCGAGTGTCCCGATGCCGTGGTGGTCATGGACGCGTCTCTACTGCGCCATGCCGATGCGGGCGTGCTCTCCGGAATCGATGCGCAGACAGTTGTGCTGGTGAATAGTCCCGGGCAACCGCAGGAGGTGGCGCGGAGCTTCGGAATCGTAGGTCACGTGGTAACGCTTGACGTGTCGTCGCTGGCGCTCGACGTGCTCGGCAAGCACGTGTTGAGCGCGCCGGTAGCGGGGTTCGTGGCCAGGGTCTGCCGCCTGGTCCCGCGGGAGACTCTGGCGACGGCGGTGCGCACGGAACTGGTGGCGGCCGGAATTCCTCCGGCGGCGGTAGCCCGGAACCTGGCGTTGGCGGAGCGGGCATTCGCGGCTGCACCGAGCGTCGGCCTGCCGGTGCGTCGAGAGAATCGATGTGCGTCGAGCACGGCTGCGGAGTCGCCCTTCGTCGTGCCTCACCTGCCGCCGCGGGTCGCCGCCCCGACCATCGGGGCGCCGGCCACCTCGGCTTTACGAACGCTCGAGGGTTGGCGGGTGTATCGGCCGGTCATCGAGCGTAACCGCTGCACGCGCTGTCTGATTTGCTTCGCGCTGTGCCCCGAGGGCGCCATCGCCCTCGACGGGCAGAACTACCCGGTTGTCGACTACGCGCACTGCAAGGGCTGTCTCGTGTGCGCCACGGAGTGCCCGCCGGGGGCGATCGATCAGGTGCGGGAGGATGCGGCATGA
- a CDS encoding pyruvate synthase yields the protein MTRDLLTGNAAAAWAARLAAVDYIPAYPITPATEIVETLADWVRRGEIQSRLVTMDSEHSMLAAAGAAAATGARVFTASSSQGLLYAIEMLYAVAGWRVPLVLVNVARAVAAPITLEPDHNDILAARDSGFLQIHTASCQEVLDSILIGYRLAEHPDVLLPVLVNLDGFYLSFSREPVDIPDANEVREFLPTYEPVHARFSASHAMAQGVAVLGASAYAFFKYQMQRAAEMAETVHETIATEFCRRFGRCYGSVEGYRLDDADLVIVMSNSFSTIGKAEVRRLRERGHRVGLLRLRIVRPFPHKELVWLLGGRRAVAVIDQNLSVGKGGILFAEIASAFQGRPAPPMLSFVGGLGGRRFRPGEFDQIAAAMARAAHEGGSSVPRLLYSAVEYRQVSEMLRIAHHDVPASVV from the coding sequence ATGACTCGCGACCTGCTCACCGGCAACGCCGCCGCGGCATGGGCAGCTCGTCTCGCCGCGGTCGACTACATTCCGGCCTACCCGATAACGCCGGCAACCGAGATCGTCGAAACCCTCGCCGACTGGGTGCGGCGAGGCGAAATCCAATCGCGGCTCGTAACGATGGATTCGGAGCACTCGATGCTGGCGGCGGCTGGAGCCGCGGCGGCCACGGGGGCGCGCGTTTTCACGGCGTCGTCGAGTCAGGGACTGCTCTATGCCATCGAAATGCTCTACGCGGTCGCCGGCTGGCGTGTGCCGCTCGTGCTCGTGAACGTGGCTCGCGCCGTGGCGGCACCGATCACGCTCGAGCCGGACCACAATGACATTCTGGCGGCAAGGGACTCAGGGTTCCTGCAGATCCATACCGCCTCGTGTCAGGAAGTGCTCGACTCTATACTCATTGGGTACCGACTGGCCGAACATCCGGACGTCCTCCTGCCCGTGCTGGTAAACCTCGATGGCTTCTACCTCTCCTTTTCCCGGGAACCGGTCGACATTCCGGACGCGAACGAGGTGCGGGAATTCCTGCCAACCTACGAACCGGTCCACGCCCGGTTCTCGGCGTCGCACGCCATGGCGCAGGGCGTCGCCGTCCTCGGAGCCAGCGCATACGCGTTCTTCAAGTACCAGATGCAGCGCGCCGCCGAGATGGCCGAGACCGTGCACGAGACCATCGCCACCGAGTTCTGCCGTCGGTTCGGGCGCTGTTACGGCTCGGTGGAGGGCTATCGGCTCGACGACGCCGATCTGGTTATTGTCATGTCGAACTCGTTCAGCACGATCGGCAAGGCGGAGGTCAGGCGGTTGCGCGAGCGCGGCCACAGAGTCGGGCTGCTGCGCCTGCGTATCGTTCGACCCTTCCCGCACAAGGAGTTGGTCTGGCTGCTCGGCGGACGTCGTGCCGTGGCAGTGATCGATCAGAACCTCTCGGTCGGCAAGGGCGGGATCCTGTTCGCGGAAATCGCCAGCGCGTTCCAGGGGCGTCCGGCGCCGCCCATGCTGTCTTTCGTCGGCGGTTTAGGTGGCCGCCGCTTTCGCCCCGGCGAATTCGACCAGATCGCCGCGGCCATGGCCAGGGCCGCGCACGAAGGCGGGTCGAGTGTGCCGCGGTTGTTGTACTCGGCCGTCGAATACCGGCAGGTGTCCGAAATGCTGCGCATTGCGCATCACGACGTTCCCGCCTCGGTCGTCTGA
- a CDS encoding thiamine pyrophosphate-dependent enzyme: protein MQTHREIFRSIKDIPREEFLAGGTGLCGGCGGLLGLRLFSKALGPNTVFVNAAGCMTLLAVFPFSPFRGSWLYTAMACAPAGAQGVRDALDVLIEKGRLPPSDDVSVVVVTGDGAAHGIGLQSTLAAVHRGLDFFYFCYDNEAFGNTGFQMSPSSPLGSRTATTPPGSTAPAGTTTRKQDLFELWRAQSPPFVATVSPAYPLDLMDKVARAKRRAGPKLFLSFATCPPGWGVEPADAVTVAKLAVETGVWPLKEAVDGAVTHTVVPHRFRPVEDYLVVQTRYRHLFEPVRQEELLRQLQEVVDRYWASAHNNNG, encoded by the coding sequence ATGCAGACGCATCGCGAGATCTTCCGCAGTATCAAGGACATCCCCCGGGAGGAGTTCCTCGCCGGCGGGACCGGATTGTGCGGTGGATGTGGAGGACTGCTGGGACTGCGGCTGTTCAGTAAAGCGCTTGGACCGAACACGGTATTCGTCAACGCCGCCGGCTGCATGACTTTGTTGGCGGTGTTTCCCTTCTCGCCGTTCCGGGGTTCGTGGCTGTACACGGCGATGGCGTGCGCGCCCGCCGGTGCACAGGGGGTGCGAGATGCCCTCGATGTACTGATCGAAAAGGGCCGGCTGCCGCCCAGCGATGACGTCAGCGTCGTCGTGGTTACCGGCGACGGGGCGGCGCACGGCATCGGGTTGCAGTCGACGCTTGCCGCGGTGCACCGGGGGCTGGACTTCTTCTACTTCTGCTACGACAACGAGGCGTTTGGGAACACCGGCTTCCAGATGTCCCCCAGTTCTCCATTGGGCTCGCGAACCGCGACGACGCCCCCGGGAAGCACCGCCCCTGCCGGCACCACGACACGCAAGCAGGACCTGTTCGAGCTGTGGCGGGCACAATCGCCCCCCTTCGTCGCCACCGTTTCGCCGGCTTATCCGCTCGATCTCATGGACAAGGTGGCTCGTGCAAAGCGCCGGGCGGGACCGAAGCTCTTCTTGAGTTTCGCCACGTGCCCGCCCGGGTGGGGAGTAGAGCCGGCCGACGCGGTCACGGTCGCGAAGCTGGCCGTCGAAACGGGGGTGTGGCCGCTGAAGGAAGCCGTCGACGGCGCGGTAACTCACACGGTCGTTCCGCACCGCTTTCGACCGGTGGAGGACTATCTCGTCGTGCAGACGCGCTACCGGCACCTCTTCGAACCGGTGCGCCAGGAGGAGTTGCTCCGACAACTGCAGGAAGTCGTTGATCGTTACTGGGCCAGCGCGCATAACAATAATGGATGA
- a CDS encoding patatin-like phospholipase family protein: MSGGGARGAFQVGVYEQLLKDRRFADGPTVLSGTSAGAINSALIAAGKTPREMMEFWNGICDDPPVVVSPVFFDTAARTLVRLGIEEARQWLRNGSRWLSLLQRLRNHLPPRRGDLTAMVVEYLLAVRFELVSNFMEGIAESFLADTSQLRERLIDTFGGEEVPTGGVCLAINTIDAHTGAVVRYVNTSTPFMHPPDYLVVDAITVDMVLASASIPMLFPPVQIGRRLLWDGGLLVNTPLAPAVSMGAEEIITVLVTEPPDPASDPLPHFGRAVERTVDSLLENAYNVDRKLLLERNRLARLQRATYRDVTLYEAVRPARDRSFNAGSYLYFERSVLDNMYRAGKRAAAAWLAAGPIVDHLEAATTAAA, from the coding sequence TTGTCCGGCGGTGGCGCGCGCGGAGCGTTTCAGGTCGGCGTGTATGAGCAACTGCTGAAGGATCGGCGCTTCGCCGACGGTCCAACGGTGCTGTCGGGCACGTCGGCGGGCGCCATCAACAGCGCGCTGATCGCGGCCGGCAAAACGCCGCGCGAAATGATGGAGTTCTGGAACGGTATCTGCGACGACCCGCCCGTCGTCGTTAGTCCGGTCTTCTTCGACACGGCGGCACGAACGCTGGTGCGCCTCGGCATCGAAGAAGCCCGGCAGTGGCTCCGTAACGGCAGTCGATGGTTATCCCTGCTGCAACGCCTGCGAAACCACCTTCCGCCGCGGCGTGGCGACCTGACGGCCATGGTGGTCGAGTATCTGCTCGCCGTGCGGTTCGAACTGGTGAGCAATTTCATGGAGGGTATTGCCGAGTCCTTCCTGGCGGACACCAGTCAACTCAGGGAGCGACTGATCGATACATTCGGTGGCGAGGAGGTGCCGACCGGCGGCGTTTGCCTCGCGATCAACACCATCGACGCGCACACCGGCGCGGTAGTGCGCTACGTCAACACGTCCACGCCGTTCATGCACCCGCCGGATTACCTGGTGGTAGATGCGATTACGGTAGACATGGTGCTGGCGAGCGCCAGCATTCCTATGCTGTTCCCGCCGGTGCAGATCGGCCGGCGTTTGCTGTGGGACGGTGGTCTGCTCGTCAATACGCCGCTGGCGCCTGCCGTGTCGATGGGCGCCGAAGAGATCATTACGGTGCTTGTCACCGAGCCGCCCGACCCCGCAAGCGATCCGCTGCCCCACTTCGGGCGTGCCGTCGAGCGAACGGTCGATAGTTTGCTCGAGAACGCGTACAACGTCGACCGCAAGCTGTTACTCGAGCGCAACCGGCTGGCGCGACTGCAGAGGGCGACCTATCGTGACGTGACCCTCTACGAGGCGGTGCGTCCGGCGCGCGATCGTTCGTTCAATGCGGGGTCGTACCTGTATTTCGAGCGCAGCGTGCTCGACAACATGTACAGGGCCGGCAAACGTGCGGCGGCAGCCTGGCTGGCCGCCGGCCCCATCGTCGACCATCTCGAGGCAGCGACAACCGCCGCGGCGTGA
- a CDS encoding 4Fe-4S dicluster domain-containing protein — MAGTGESRAAFLLPKDRVNDLIDLLWARGFRVVGPVVRNGAVVIDEVRAVQDLPVGRRDDQEAGVYRLQEAGGDLLFGVVNGPGSLKGIFYLPREPLIEMRRERGGFAVREVAEETQPVAALGVRPCDLAALEIQDRVFIGGRFRDTHYERRRQGLLSIVVNCTRAAPTCFCSSMGTGPAAPAGCDLALTELDGRLLVDVGSAAGEELVGTLALEVAPPADVAAARSEVDACATSMARAVDRSDLPGLLFDEVESPQWDDVARRCLSCGNCTMVCPTCFCHAVVEVPALDNASSQRVRQWDSCFSYEFAHIAGKNFRPRIRDRYRQWLTHKLASWIDQFGTSGCVGCGRCISWCPVGIDLTAEVAAIRARRGGTPS; from the coding sequence ATGGCGGGCACAGGCGAATCGCGCGCGGCGTTCTTGCTCCCTAAAGATCGAGTCAATGACCTCATCGACCTGTTGTGGGCGCGTGGATTTCGTGTCGTCGGTCCGGTGGTACGCAACGGCGCCGTCGTTATCGACGAGGTGCGTGCGGTCCAGGACCTCCCGGTCGGTCGCCGCGACGATCAGGAAGCCGGCGTTTATCGACTGCAGGAGGCCGGGGGCGACCTGTTGTTCGGTGTCGTCAACGGTCCGGGTTCTCTGAAGGGCATCTTCTACCTGCCCCGTGAGCCGTTGATCGAAATGCGCCGCGAGCGCGGCGGGTTCGCGGTCAGGGAGGTGGCGGAAGAGACGCAACCGGTTGCCGCGCTCGGGGTGCGGCCCTGCGATCTTGCCGCCCTGGAGATCCAGGACCGCGTCTTTATCGGCGGTCGGTTCCGCGACACGCATTACGAGCGGCGGCGCCAGGGGCTGTTGTCGATCGTCGTCAACTGCACGCGCGCGGCGCCCACGTGCTTTTGCAGCTCGATGGGGACGGGGCCGGCGGCGCCCGCCGGATGCGACCTCGCACTCACAGAGCTCGACGGGCGCCTGCTGGTCGACGTTGGCAGCGCAGCCGGCGAGGAGTTGGTCGGCACGCTGGCCCTCGAGGTGGCGCCGCCCGCGGACGTCGCGGCCGCCCGATCCGAGGTCGACGCCTGCGCCACGTCGATGGCCCGCGCCGTTGACCGCTCCGACCTTCCGGGGTTGCTGTTCGACGAAGTCGAGAGCCCGCAGTGGGACGACGTCGCCCGCCGTTGCCTGTCCTGCGGTAACTGCACGATGGTGTGCCCGACGTGTTTCTGTCACGCGGTCGTCGAGGTGCCCGCGCTCGACAACGCCAGCAGTCAACGGGTACGTCAGTGGGACTCGTGTTTCTCGTACGAGTTTGCCCATATCGCCGGCAAGAACTTCCGGCCGCGCATTCGTGACCGTTACCGGCAATGGCTCACCCACAAACTCGCAAGCTGGATCGACCAGTTCGGCACCTCGGGTTGCGTCGGATGCGGACGCTGCATCTCGTGGTGTCCGGTGGGCATCGACCTGACCGCGGAAGTGGCGGCTATCCGCGCGCGGCGCGGAGGGACACCGTCGTGA
- a CDS encoding FAD/NAD(P)-binding protein codes for MTTPFALHAARIVERRLEAEDIHSFVTRFVDPEVRRKFTFAPGQFNMLYAYGVGEVPISIVSDPADPTRLEHTIRIAGRVTAVMTGWQVGDVIGIRGPYGKGWPLDSARGREVVIVTGGLGCAPVVGVINYIFRRREEFGTLHILHGVKTPNDLLYRERFDAWRLHPRTRVYLTADQPDKSWHYRVGVVTNLFDELVVSPTAVAMMCGPEAMMRAAIRSLRRKGIAEEAIFLSLERNMQCAFGLCGHCQLGPLFFCKDGPVFAYPQVKRWFGVSGI; via the coding sequence GTGACCACGCCGTTCGCACTGCACGCCGCACGCATTGTCGAACGGCGGCTCGAAGCCGAGGACATTCACTCCTTCGTCACCCGCTTCGTCGACCCGGAGGTACGGCGGAAGTTCACGTTCGCACCCGGGCAGTTCAACATGCTGTACGCCTATGGCGTGGGCGAAGTGCCCATCTCGATCGTATCCGACCCCGCCGACCCGACGCGTTTGGAGCACACCATCCGCATTGCGGGGCGCGTAACCGCGGTGATGACGGGCTGGCAGGTCGGCGACGTCATCGGCATCCGGGGGCCGTACGGAAAGGGCTGGCCGCTCGATAGCGCGCGCGGTCGCGAAGTGGTGATCGTTACCGGCGGACTCGGCTGCGCGCCGGTTGTCGGCGTGATCAACTACATCTTCCGCCGGCGCGAGGAGTTCGGCACTCTGCACATCCTGCACGGAGTCAAGACCCCGAACGACCTGCTGTACCGCGAGCGATTCGACGCGTGGAGATTGCACCCGCGCACCAGGGTGTACCTGACCGCCGATCAACCCGACAAGAGCTGGCACTATCGGGTTGGCGTGGTCACCAATCTGTTCGACGAACTGGTCGTCAGTCCCACCGCGGTGGCCATGATGTGCGGTCCGGAGGCCATGATGCGCGCCGCCATCCGTTCGTTGCGTCGCAAGGGCATAGCGGAGGAGGCGATCTTCCTGTCCCTCGAGCGCAACATGCAGTGCGCCTTCGGCCTGTGCGGCCATTGCCAGCTCGGCCCCCTTTTCTTCTGTAAGGACGGGCCCGTCTTTGCCTACCCGCAGGTCAAGCGTTGGTTCGGAGTGAGCGGGATATGA
- a CDS encoding oxidoreductase, protein MKTSSKPSVAVIKFASCDGCQLQFLNAEDELLALAQLVDLAYFPEARSREVRGPYDVTFVEGSVSTPDDARRIVGVRAATRWLVSIGACATSGGIQALRNWANIEDYKRIVYPSPEFISTLSTSTPIAEHVRVDFELWGCPIDKDQLLTVVRSLISGAAPVLPGHALCLECKRRGLTCVSVAAAQPCLGPITRTGCGAVCPSVGRGCYGCFGPVDDPNMNAFAELLERQGLSRDECVRRLRLMNGYLRPMRDTSDAIENRPVTKH, encoded by the coding sequence ATGAAGACGTCGAGCAAGCCGAGCGTAGCCGTCATCAAGTTCGCCTCCTGCGACGGCTGTCAGTTGCAGTTCCTCAATGCCGAAGACGAACTGCTGGCACTGGCCCAGCTCGTCGATCTGGCCTACTTTCCCGAAGCTCGCAGCCGCGAGGTGCGCGGTCCTTACGACGTCACCTTCGTCGAAGGGAGCGTGTCGACGCCCGACGATGCCCGGCGCATCGTTGGCGTGCGTGCGGCGACCCGATGGCTCGTCAGCATCGGTGCGTGCGCGACGTCGGGCGGTATACAGGCGCTGCGGAACTGGGCCAACATCGAGGACTACAAACGCATCGTCTATCCGAGCCCGGAGTTCATCTCGACCCTGTCGACGTCGACGCCGATCGCCGAGCACGTACGCGTCGACTTCGAACTCTGGGGCTGCCCGATCGACAAGGATCAGTTGCTGACGGTGGTGCGCTCGCTGATTTCCGGCGCGGCGCCGGTCCTGCCGGGTCACGCCCTCTGCCTGGAGTGCAAGCGGCGCGGTCTGACGTGCGTCAGTGTTGCGGCCGCGCAGCCGTGCCTGGGGCCGATCACGCGCACGGGATGCGGAGCGGTGTGTCCGAGCGTCGGCCGAGGGTGTTACGGATGCTTCGGGCCGGTCGACGATCCCAACATGAACGCCTTTGCGGAACTGCTGGAGCGGCAGGGGTTGAGCCGCGACGAATGCGTGCGCCGGTTGCGCCTGATGAACGGCTACTTGCGGCCGATGCGGGATACGAGCGATGCCATCGAAAACCGCCCGGTTACGAAACATTAG
- a CDS encoding nickel-dependent hydrogenase large subunit — MPSKTARLRNISVRGLTRVEGEGALYLTMEGGKVVDLRFEIYEPPRFFEAFLRGRHASEAPDITARICGICPVAYQMSAVHSIERAFRVAVDPAIRALRRLFYCGEWIESHALHIHMLAAPDFHDCESVVTLAEKEPEAVQRGLRIKKAGNAVIAALGGRAVHPVGACLGGFWSVPARRQLAPLREMLVRAYDDAAACVRWVAGFDLPDQHGDIEFVSLRQPGEYPMSDGRVVSSKGIDASQDQFDDCFEEHQVPYSNALHAKVKGRGPYFVGPLARVNLNFDLLGPEVTAAARATGIPWPNTNPYTGIVARALEVMYAIGESIRIIDAYEPPAAPAVPYVARAGVGRAATEAPRGILFHAYELDDQGVIHSARIVPPTSQNQAQIEADLRDLAPALLTRKPADATRLCEMAIRNYDPCISCATHFLRLRIDSR, encoded by the coding sequence ATGCCATCGAAAACCGCCCGGTTACGAAACATTAGTGTCCGCGGCCTGACGCGGGTCGAGGGCGAAGGCGCGCTCTACCTCACGATGGAGGGGGGCAAGGTCGTCGATCTGCGTTTCGAGATCTACGAACCGCCGCGGTTCTTCGAGGCGTTCCTGCGCGGTAGACACGCCAGCGAGGCCCCCGACATCACCGCGCGCATCTGCGGTATCTGCCCGGTCGCCTACCAGATGAGTGCCGTGCACTCCATCGAACGCGCTTTTCGTGTCGCGGTCGACCCGGCCATTCGGGCGCTGCGGCGGCTTTTCTATTGCGGGGAGTGGATCGAAAGCCACGCGTTGCACATCCACATGCTGGCGGCGCCGGATTTCCACGACTGCGAGAGTGTGGTGACGCTCGCCGAGAAGGAACCCGAGGCTGTCCAGCGCGGCTTGCGGATCAAGAAGGCCGGCAACGCGGTGATCGCGGCGCTCGGCGGCCGTGCCGTTCACCCCGTCGGGGCGTGTCTCGGCGGCTTCTGGAGCGTGCCGGCGCGCAGGCAGTTGGCCCCGCTGCGGGAAATGCTCGTCCGGGCCTACGACGATGCGGCGGCCTGCGTTCGCTGGGTGGCGGGATTCGATCTGCCCGACCAGCACGGCGATATCGAGTTCGTCTCGTTGCGGCAACCCGGCGAGTACCCGATGAGCGACGGGCGGGTGGTTTCGAGCAAGGGTATCGACGCCTCGCAGGATCAGTTCGACGACTGCTTCGAGGAACACCAGGTACCGTACTCCAACGCCCTGCATGCGAAGGTAAAGGGTCGCGGGCCTTACTTCGTCGGCCCGCTCGCACGCGTCAACCTGAACTTCGACCTGCTCGGACCCGAGGTGACCGCGGCGGCGCGGGCGACCGGCATTCCCTGGCCGAACACGAATCCCTACACCGGCATCGTGGCCCGCGCTCTCGAGGTCATGTACGCGATCGGCGAGAGTATTCGGATTATCGACGCCTACGAGCCGCCGGCCGCACCGGCCGTTCCCTATGTCGCCCGCGCCGGCGTTGGCCGGGCGGCGACGGAGGCGCCGCGGGGCATCCTGTTTCATGCCTACGAGCTCGACGATCAGGGCGTGATCCATTCCGCGCGGATCGTTCCGCCGACCTCGCAAAACCAGGCGCAGATCGAGGCCGATCTACGAGACCTCGCGCCGGCGTTGTTGACTCGCAAGCCGGCAGACGCCACCCGGTTGTGCGAGATGGCGATTCGCAACTACGACCCGTGC